GGCCCAACAGGAGCGCGACGAGAAGAAGTCCGAGGTCGAGTCCGTCGAGAACCGCCTCGAAAGTTTAGAGCGGAGCGCCGACCGACTCGAAGACGACATCGCGGAACTCGAAGACGCGGTCGGCGACTACGACGCCGACGAGATTCCCGACCTGCGGGAGGTCGAGCGGAACATCGAGCGTCTGGAACGCCAGATGGAGGAGTTGGAACCTGTCAACATGCTGGCCATCGAGGAGTACGACGACGTGCAAGCGGACTTGGACGACTTGGAGGAGCGCAAGTCGGTCCTCGTCGAGGAGCGCGAGGGCATCCGCGAGCGCATCGACTCCTACGAGGACCAGAAGAAGGCGACGTTCATGGACGCCTACGAGGCCATCGACGACCAGTTCGAGGACATCTTCGAGCGCCTGTCGAACGGGACCGGGACGCTCCACCTGGAAGACGACGAGGACCCCTTCGATGGCGGCCTGACGATGAAGGCCCAACCGGGCGACAAGCCCATCCAGCGCCTCGACGCGATGTCCGGCGGCGAGAAGAGTCTGACCGCGCTGGCGTTCATCTTCGCCATCCAGCGGTACAACCCCGCGCCGTTCTACGCGCTGGACGAGGTGGACGCCTTCCTCGACGCCGCGAACGCCGAGCGCGTCGGCGAGATGGTGGACGAACTCGCGGGCGACGCCCAGTTCGTCGTCGTCTCGCACCGCTCGGCGATGATGGAGCGCTCCGAGCGTGCCATCGGCGTCACGATGCAAGGCGACAACGTGAGTACGGTGACGGGCATCCAGTTGGGCGAGAGTGACGAGGAGGTGCCCGCAGATGATTGACGAGTCCGATGGTGACGACGACGAGAGCAACGAGGACTTCTCGCTGAACATCGCGGGCCACGAGGAGGAGAAGCGCAAGCGCGAGGGCGAGACCTCGGACCTCTTGGGCGATGAGGATGACGAGGGGTCCGAATCGTCGGACGACGCCGAGGAGTCTGAGTCGTCGGGCGATTCGGTCGAATCGCCCGACAACGGCGAAAACTCCATTATTAGCGAGGAACTGGGGGTGAACCCGGACCCCGGCGACGACGAGGCCGAACCCGTCGAACTCCTCGTGCAACTCGCTGAGGACGGCGAAATCGAGCCGTGGGACATCGACATCGTGACGGTCACCGACAAGTTCCTCGACAGACTCGACGGCGCGGACCTCCGGACCTCGGGCCGGGCGCTGTTCTACGCGAGTGTCCTGCTCCGGATGAAGAGCGACGCGATGCTGGCCGACGACGACCAGGAGGACGTGGAACCGGAGGACCCGTGGGACGACTGGGGACCCGGCGCGGACGCGCCGCGACCCGACGACGGGGAGTTCCCCGACTTCGACCCGGTCGAGCAGTTGGAAGACGAAATGGAGCGTCGCCTCGACCGCAAGAGCGCCCGCGGGTCGCCCGAGACGCTTGACGAACTCGTCCGTGAGTTGCGAGAACGCGAGCGCGGGTCGTGGTGGAAAGAATCCAGAAGCTACGACACGACCGACTCGCCGTCGGGGTTTCAGCGGGGAACCCAGACGCTCGACTACCGGACGGACGACGACATGCGCGTCGAGGAAGAACCCTCCGCGGACGACGTGACGGGCACGGCCCACGCCGAGGACATCGAGGCGGTCATCGACGACGTGCGCGAGGAGTTGCGGGACCACTACGAGAAGGGCCGGTCCGAGGTGCTGTACGCCGAAATCGACTCCATCGGCGGGTCCCGAATCCAGACGTTCCTCGCGCTGCTGTTTCTCTCCCACCGCGGGACCGTCACCTTAGAGCAAGACGACATGTTCGGCGATTTGTGGGTCGAAGACGCCGAGACCGCCGAGGAATCCGAAACGCCCGCGATTGCCGACTGACCGCCGGAGTTGAGTTGGTCTCGGCGCTCCGCAGACCTTTCAGGCCGAGGATTCCGGCAATTCGTTCTGCGCGTCTTCGGACTCTCCTTCGTCGTCGGCCACCGTTTCACGCTCTTGGATGGCTTTGACCTCGTGTATCAGTTCCTCGTGGTTGTAGACGATGTCGGTACTGGTGACGATGCCACAGAGGACGCCATCGGCCGCGACCGGGAGGTGTTTGACGGTGTTGTCGGCCATCACCTCGACGGCCTCGCTGACGGTCGCCGTCGGCCGGACCGTCACCACGGGGTCGGTCATCACGCGCTCGACCGGCAGGCGACTGAACGGTTCGTCGGACCTCGCGCCCGCCTCCACCGCGTCCGACCGCGTGATGATGCCGGTCGGCGTCTCGTCTCTCAGGACGATGACGCTCCCCACGCCGTAGTGGAGCATTCGGTTCGCGGCGAGTCGGAGCGTGTTGTCGATGTCTATCGTGACGACCCGCTCGGTCATC
This genomic stretch from Halorussus pelagicus harbors:
- a CDS encoding segregation and condensation protein A, whose translation is MIDESDGDDDESNEDFSLNIAGHEEEKRKREGETSDLLGDEDDEGSESSDDAEESESSGDSVESPDNGENSIISEELGVNPDPGDDEAEPVELLVQLAEDGEIEPWDIDIVTVTDKFLDRLDGADLRTSGRALFYASVLLRMKSDAMLADDDQEDVEPEDPWDDWGPGADAPRPDDGEFPDFDPVEQLEDEMERRLDRKSARGSPETLDELVRELRERERGSWWKESRSYDTTDSPSGFQRGTQTLDYRTDDDMRVEEEPSADDVTGTAHAEDIEAVIDDVREELRDHYEKGRSEVLYAEIDSIGGSRIQTFLALLFLSHRGTVTLEQDDMFGDLWVEDAETAEESETPAIAD
- a CDS encoding CBS domain-containing protein, with translation MKVSDVMTERVVTIDIDNTLRLAANRMLHYGVGSVIVLRDETPTGIITRSDAVEAGARSDEPFSRLPVERVMTDPVVTVRPTATVSEAVEVMADNTVKHLPVAADGVLCGIVTSTDIVYNHEELIHEVKAIQERETVADDEGESEDAQNELPESSA